Sequence from the Rhodococcus jostii RHA1 genome:
CCGTGGTCAGCCGGCGAACTGCTTGCCGAGGAATTCGACGACGGCACCGTGCAGTTCAGCGCTGCGCGGAATGGCGCCGGTCATCCAGTACACGGCATGGACAAGGCCTTCGTACAGTTCGACCTGCACGGGGACGTCCTGGTCGGCCAGCCTCCGGCCGTAGTCCACGCCCTCGTCCCGAGTGACCTCGTATTCGTTGAGCAACAGCAGGGTGGAGGGAAGCCCCGCCAAATCCGCGGCCTTGGCCGGGGAGGCGTAGGGATTCTCGGCGTCTTCCGGGGTGGCCAGATACTGCTCCCAGAACCAGTCGATGGCTGCCGTGGTGACCAAGTACCCCTCGGCGTTCTCCTCGCGCGACGGGAATCGTGCCGTGCCGTCGATGACCGGATAGATCAATACCTGAGCGCGCAGTGCCGGGGCGCCGGTGTCGCGTGCCCGGAGGGCTGTGACCGCGGCCAGGTTGCCTCCGGCGCTGTCACCCATGACGGCTACGCGCGTGCCGTCGCCACCGAAGTCGGCTGCGTGCTCGACCACCCAGTTCAGTGCCGCGAACGCATCTTCGGGTGCGGCAGGAAACTTGTGTTCGGGAGCCAGCCGGTAACTCACTGCAGCCACGATGACTTTCGCATCGGCGGCGAGCGCGCGACATGGCTGCTCGGTGACGTCGAGGCTGCCGGCGACCCAGCCACCGCCGTGGATGTACACCACGATCGGCAGAGGTGTTTCGGACTCCGGGATGTATAGACGCACTGCCTGGTCGCCACCGGGGCCGGGGTAGACCGTGTCGACGACACGAGCGACGTCCGCCTTCGGTGCCTGGAGGCCGCTGAAGGACTCGACGACCCCACGGACTTCAGCAATGCTCATCTGCTCGAACGACTTCAGTCCCTGCTCGTTCAAAGTGTCTATCAAATTCTTGACCGCAGGATCGAGTGCCATGGTGTTCTCCTTCATGTCATGAGCAAGTCTGTTCAGCCGACAGGTGGAGCCACCCTACGGGTGCGTTCGGCGCGGGGAGTGTCCGAAAATCACACACGCATCCGCGCGTGTGTTTCACAATCGGACACGCCGACGCCCTGCGGTTCTAGTTTGATTCGGAGTGATCAACAGACGGCTGGAATATCAGCGTCGCCGACAGAGAGGAACGGCAGTGAATGCGATTGCAGCGATCGAAGGAAGCGGTGACCATCGGATCCTGGTGTTGCACGGCTGGGCGCTGGACAGCAGCGTATGGCTCACCGCCCGCGCCCGGACGGATCAGTCCCGCTTCACCTACGCGTACCTCGACTTTCCGG
This genomic interval carries:
- a CDS encoding alpha/beta hydrolase, translated to MALDPAVKNLIDTLNEQGLKSFEQMSIAEVRGVVESFSGLQAPKADVARVVDTVYPGPGGDQAVRLYIPESETPLPIVVYIHGGGWVAGSLDVTEQPCRALAADAKVIVAAVSYRLAPEHKFPAAPEDAFAALNWVVEHAADFGGDGTRVAVMGDSAGGNLAAVTALRARDTGAPALRAQVLIYPVIDGTARFPSREENAEGYLVTTAAIDWFWEQYLATPEDAENPYASPAKAADLAGLPSTLLLLNEYEVTRDEGVDYGRRLADQDVPVQVELYEGLVHAVYWMTGAIPRSAELHGAVVEFLGKQFAG